Genomic window (Sediminispirochaeta smaragdinae DSM 11293):
ACGATGCTGTCGGTGATATGGTCGGCATGAATCTTGATCCTAGCCATCTTTTCTGGATGGGTGGGGATCCGATCGAAGCCGCAAGGGTATTAGGTACATCGATCTATCATGTGCATGCAAAGGATGTACGGATCGAACGGCGTATGGCCACTGTACATGGCGTTTTGGATACCAAAACCATCGACAAATTTTCCGATCGCAGCTGGAACTATGTAGCCCTTGGCTACGGTCATGATTCCTTATGGTGGAAAGAGTTTCTCGTGGTGGTACGGATGTCCGGCTACGACGGAGTCGTCTGCATCGAGCAGGAAGATCTCACCATGCCTGCAATGGCGGGAGTGGTAAAGGCCGTCGATTTCCTGAAATCCGTGATGCCGGAATGTGAAGAGGATCTGTTCGAGTAGGGCAGAAATCGAAAGTGAAGGATGCACCCCTTTCTTTTGCAGAAAGGGGTTTTTCTTTATCCAGACCCTATGTGTGTTACGACAATATGATAGTGTTAATCTATAGTGGTTTATGACAATATTATTGACAAATAAACATATATATAACAGTTATATTATTATAACATATAAATTTATATGTTGATTTATATTGACAAAAATATATGATAGCTTCGACATTTTTTCCTTGACATGTGGAAAATAATAGATAATCCTTAAGACAATACACAAGGAGTTTTTTGCCATGCTCCAATACCATACTAATTATGAACATCTCTGCTTTCAGGAGAGATGGACCATCACGAAGGACATTGCCCTTTTATTAGGTGAAAGTATCGGTATAATACATTCGATAACAAACACCCCTATCTTACCTGAATATCGAAGGAAACTATTGGCCGTTGCTTTGATTAAGGGGGCACAGGCTACTACTGCCATAGAAGGAAACACCCTTACATACGAAGAAATTGAGAACATCCAATCAGGAGGGGAAGTCCCGCCATCCAAAGAATATCAGAAACAAGAAGTCCGCAATGTTATTACAGCTCTGAATACAGTTTTACGGCAATTGGTGTTTGATAAGCACATTGAATACATCACGCCAAATCTTTTAAAGCGTTTCCATGAAATGATAGGTAGAAATATAGGAATGGCTTTTGATGCCACTCCCGGCTCCTTCAGAAAGCGGAATGTAATTGTCGGCAACTATCGGCCGCCATCTTCGGAGAGCGTTCCAAAGCTTATTGATAAGCTTTGTGTGTGGATAAAAAAAGAATTTCAATTTGGTGAAAGCCAGAAAATCGAAGATGCAATCATTCAGGCCATAGTTACGCACCTGTATATTGCTTGGATACACCCCTTTTCTGATGGAAATGGAAGGACGGCCAGGCTTGTAGAATTCTTTATTCTCATGAGGGCGGGGATTCCTGATATTGCATCGCACATACTATCAAATCATTATAATGAAACGAGAACCATGTATTATCGTCAGATAGAACATGCTACGCAGACTCAGGATCTAACAAAATTTATCTTTTATGCACTTCAGGGATTCCGCGATGGCCTGGTTGCTGTGTTGGAACAAATACAGGAGTCACAGCTGGTAGTTTCATGGAAAAGTCATATATTCGATGTATTTAAGAATCTGAAAAAGAATAAGCAGGATTTATCCTCGATGAATAAGAGGAGGAGAGAATTGATTTTATCCTTACCCATGGATACATACTTTGATCCCTCTGTATCGACCTTCCCGAACAAAGAAATAGAAAACCTGTATAGAAAAGTGTCTGGTAGGACATTTTTACGTGATATCGAATTTCTTAGAAAGTTAAAATTGCTATCTTTTGAAAAAGGAAAGGGATATCGGCCCTACTTTGAAACATTGAAGAGCCATATGGCGCTTAGCATAGAACATGATGAACAATTGAATGGCTGACCCTTTTATCATTCACCAGGCTGTCGATTTCATCTATACCCATCTCGATGAACAGCTCTCTGTGGGAAGGGTTGCAGATGCCTGTTGCTTTTCACCCTATTACTTCAATCGCATGTTCAGGCAGGTAACGGGTGAAAGCCTCTATGCCTGCATCAAAAGATTACGACTCGAACGGGGGGCATTCCGCTTACTGAAAGAACCATCGGCAACGGTAACGGATATTGCCCTGGAAGCGGGGTTTAGCCCCTCGAATTTTGCCACGGCCTTCCGCGATCACTTCGGTCTTTCTCCTATGCGTTATCGGAATGAGCGGCCCTTCAGGGCTTCCGTTCCCTATGCCGAGCAGCTCCATGAAATACGTAAAAGACAGGAATCCCCCGACGATGCCCTGCTTTCTTTCCTGGACTCCCGGATATCTCTTCGTGTGCTGCCGTCCACCCGCATTGTCACCAGGAAATTTATCGGCCCCTATTCCCGCCTTGGTGAGGTCTGGTGTCGCTTTTGCGAGAGCATGGGATCCTATCTTCGCCGGCTTTCCTCTCCATCGTTTATCGGGATTTCCTTCGACGATCCCCTCATCACCGATTCCCGTTCCTGTGTCTATAACCCCGCTTTTGAACTGCCTGATGCCTATGGGCCGGGTACCCTCGCGATGCCCGGGGGCCTGCATGCCTGTTACCGCTATCGCGGGGGACATGAACAGCTTTTGATTGCTTTCAACGATCTTGTCGGAGTCTGGATGCCCTATCACGGATATGTAGTAGGACAAGGTTTTGTTTTTGAGCGTTACTATTCGGCAGGCACCGACGAGGCGGGGTACTTTGATGTTGATCTCTGTGTTCCTGTACGGCCTGCGCACAAATTCAGAAGTAATAAAACGTAAGAGCTCCTATCCTCTTTTTCAGGAAACGAAAAAGGAGGATTCCATGGATCAGTTACTCTTGTCTGGGAAACATCCGGTGAGACAGTTTCTTGCCTATGCCCTGCCTGCTGTACTGGGAATGTTTCTCTCATCCTTTATCATCGTGGTCGACGGACTATTCATTGGACGATTCGTAGGAAGCCGGGGACTTGCCACCACTAATCTCGTTGTTCCCTTTCTCTATCTGCTTTTGGGAATTTCCATCATGGTCTATGTGGGAGGGATGGTTCCCGCAACCCATAATCTTGGAAAAGGTGATTTCGAGGAGGCCAGCCGAATTTTCTCGATAACCTTTGCACTGGGAACGGTATCGATATTTCTTGTCGTTTTGACAGCCGGGCTCTTCTTTGAAGAGCTGCTCTCTTTTCTCCATCTTGATGGTGTCCTGCGTTCTTATGGTCGCGATTATCTGGGAATTCTGC
Coding sequences:
- a CDS encoding Fic family protein, yielding MLQYHTNYEHLCFQERWTITKDIALLLGESIGIIHSITNTPILPEYRRKLLAVALIKGAQATTAIEGNTLTYEEIENIQSGGEVPPSKEYQKQEVRNVITALNTVLRQLVFDKHIEYITPNLLKRFHEMIGRNIGMAFDATPGSFRKRNVIVGNYRPPSSESVPKLIDKLCVWIKKEFQFGESQKIEDAIIQAIVTHLYIAWIHPFSDGNGRTARLVEFFILMRAGIPDIASHILSNHYNETRTMYYRQIEHATQTQDLTKFIFYALQGFRDGLVAVLEQIQESQLVVSWKSHIFDVFKNLKKNKQDLSSMNKRRRELILSLPMDTYFDPSVSTFPNKEIENLYRKVSGRTFLRDIEFLRKLKLLSFEKGKGYRPYFETLKSHMALSIEHDEQLNG
- a CDS encoding AraC family transcriptional regulator, with the translated sequence MADPFIIHQAVDFIYTHLDEQLSVGRVADACCFSPYYFNRMFRQVTGESLYACIKRLRLERGAFRLLKEPSATVTDIALEAGFSPSNFATAFRDHFGLSPMRYRNERPFRASVPYAEQLHEIRKRQESPDDALLSFLDSRISLRVLPSTRIVTRKFIGPYSRLGEVWCRFCESMGSYLRRLSSPSFIGISFDDPLITDSRSCVYNPAFELPDAYGPGTLAMPGGLHACYRYRGGHEQLLIAFNDLVGVWMPYHGYVVGQGFVFERYYSAGTDEAGYFDVDLCVPVRPAHKFRSNKT